In one Bryobacteraceae bacterium genomic region, the following are encoded:
- a CDS encoding DsrE/DsrF/DrsH-like family protein produces MPNRTADTLDAAADPARDIRSIVAEEVARELARRDRALPCKKLAILVFSGEMDRVFSALAMANAAAAMGMDATVFFSFWGAAVLRKAASPAGKPLIERLLGRMMPAGPDVLPVSRMNFGGLGAVFFRWWMGKKQMQSLTEMLDDARDLGVRLMICETSLAVMGFRRDEIIAGVESCGVTGFLRHASESGPVLFV; encoded by the coding sequence ATGCCGAATCGAACCGCTGACACACTCGATGCCGCCGCAGATCCGGCGCGGGATATCCGAAGCATCGTCGCCGAGGAAGTCGCGCGAGAACTGGCCCGCCGTGATCGCGCGCTGCCCTGCAAGAAGCTCGCCATCCTCGTCTTCAGCGGCGAGATGGACCGCGTCTTCTCCGCCCTCGCCATGGCCAATGCCGCCGCCGCCATGGGCATGGACGCCACCGTTTTCTTCTCGTTCTGGGGCGCCGCCGTTCTCCGCAAAGCCGCGTCTCCCGCCGGCAAGCCCCTCATCGAACGGCTCCTCGGACGAATGATGCCGGCCGGCCCCGACGTCCTCCCCGTTTCGCGCATGAACTTTGGCGGCCTCGGCGCGGTCTTCTTCCGCTGGTGGATGGGCAAGAAGCAGATGCAAAGCCTCACCGAAATGCTCGACGACGCGCGCGACCTCGGCGTCCGCCTCATGATCTGCGAAACCTCGCTCGCCGTGATGGGCTTCCGCCGCGACGAAATCATCGCCGGCGTCGAGTCCTGCGGCGTCACCGGCTTCCTCCGCCACGCCTCCGAATCAGGGCCGGTGCTCTTCGTCTAA
- a CDS encoding DoxX family protein has translation MEALALKADMAGERPAARFPAIGHWIVTVLFCLQMSFTAYAQLRLPAVAEAFTHLGFPAYFRVELALAKLIGVAVLLAPAPWRLKEWAYAGFAIDIASAVIAHLAVGDGPEAWGWAAATGVLWGASYALWRRRSR, from the coding sequence ATGGAAGCGCTCGCATTGAAGGCGGATATGGCCGGCGAACGGCCGGCGGCGCGATTCCCGGCGATCGGGCATTGGATTGTCACGGTGCTGTTTTGCCTGCAGATGAGCTTCACGGCGTACGCGCAATTGCGTCTGCCGGCGGTGGCGGAGGCGTTCACGCATCTCGGCTTCCCCGCCTACTTCCGGGTGGAACTCGCGTTGGCGAAACTCATCGGCGTGGCGGTGCTGCTGGCGCCGGCGCCGTGGCGGCTGAAGGAGTGGGCGTATGCGGGCTTCGCGATCGACATCGCGTCGGCGGTAATCGCTCACCTGGCGGTGGGAGACGGGCCGGAGGCGTGGGGATGGGCGGCGGCCACCGGGGTGCTTTGGGGGGCGTCGTATGCGTTGTGGCGGCGGCGATCCCGCTAA
- a CDS encoding EAL domain-containing protein produces the protein MDTAGNSAATYEAQIEALRGQVAALARANVHAAELMAELREARELEDLLRRQNETIARAEEVERARSAVLERTARHEPAGPLLEAVAEFLSIAVPGAAFSLFQVEDDRLRHACGGGLAPAFSSWLDRHPPEPDSPAGAAWVEARPVLWVESAGAAPSPFLDRCRKEGYRAVRCEPFLSSTGAALGVAVFYSAEPRHASPEESGFFAKAAFLAALGLEQRLLYEKLSFQANYDSLTELPNRTYFQLALQRAIEDADGRESGPAVVWIDLDRFKQINDTLGHRGGDELLRQAANRLSQSIRSGDVVARVGGDEFILLLPEVNGVEGAVAAARKLLSVFEKPFFIQNHEFVVSLSAGISIYPTHGRTGEELSRNADIAMYAAKHGGRNAYAVFNPESDQRIRDRFLLETNLRRAVERQELELYFQPQAPSGEPGAISAVEALLRWNSPELGSVPPDVFVPIAETTGLIVSIGRWVLETACATAGRWERAGRPVRMAVNVSVEQFTRPDFVALVTATLLNTGLSPRLLELELTESTILRDHRQCLANMRHLRGMEVSLAVDDFGTGYSSLSYLQQLPVNALKIDRSFIRNLPADTSSCHLVEAVMQLAQSLHIDVVAEGVETAGQLEVLRKMGCTYVQGYFISEPVPLRRIEERLDLICRWG, from the coding sequence ATGGACACCGCCGGTAACAGCGCCGCCACCTACGAAGCCCAGATCGAGGCCCTGCGCGGTCAGGTGGCCGCGCTCGCCCGCGCCAACGTTCACGCCGCCGAACTGATGGCCGAGCTCCGCGAGGCCCGCGAACTCGAGGATCTCCTCCGCAGGCAGAACGAAACCATCGCCCGCGCCGAGGAAGTCGAGCGCGCCCGCTCGGCCGTCCTTGAGCGGACTGCCCGCCACGAACCCGCCGGCCCCCTCCTCGAGGCCGTCGCCGAGTTCCTCTCCATCGCCGTCCCCGGCGCGGCGTTCTCCCTCTTCCAGGTCGAAGACGATCGCCTGCGCCATGCCTGCGGCGGCGGCCTTGCCCCTGCCTTCTCCTCCTGGCTCGACCGCCACCCGCCCGAACCCGACTCCCCCGCCGGCGCCGCCTGGGTCGAGGCGCGTCCGGTCCTCTGGGTCGAATCTGCCGGCGCCGCCCCAAGTCCCTTCCTCGATCGCTGCCGCAAGGAGGGCTACCGCGCCGTCCGCTGCGAGCCGTTCCTTTCCTCCACAGGCGCCGCCCTCGGTGTCGCCGTGTTCTACTCCGCCGAACCCCGCCACGCCTCGCCGGAAGAATCCGGGTTCTTCGCCAAGGCCGCCTTCCTCGCCGCCCTCGGTCTCGAACAGCGTCTTCTCTACGAAAAGCTTAGCTTCCAGGCCAACTACGATTCCCTCACCGAGCTCCCCAACCGGACCTACTTCCAGCTCGCGCTCCAGCGGGCCATCGAAGACGCGGACGGCCGCGAATCCGGACCCGCCGTGGTCTGGATCGATCTCGACCGCTTCAAACAGATCAACGACACTCTCGGCCATCGCGGCGGCGATGAACTTCTCCGCCAGGCCGCCAACCGCCTCAGCCAGTCGATTCGCTCCGGCGACGTCGTCGCCCGCGTCGGCGGCGACGAATTCATCCTCCTCCTCCCCGAAGTCAACGGCGTCGAAGGCGCGGTCGCCGCCGCTCGCAAGCTCCTCTCGGTTTTCGAAAAACCCTTCTTCATCCAGAACCACGAATTCGTCGTCAGCCTCAGCGCCGGCATCAGCATCTACCCCACCCACGGCCGCACCGGCGAGGAACTCTCCCGCAACGCCGACATCGCCATGTACGCCGCCAAGCACGGCGGCCGGAACGCCTACGCGGTGTTCAACCCCGAAAGCGACCAGCGCATCCGCGACCGCTTCCTCCTCGAAACCAACCTCCGCCGCGCCGTCGAACGCCAGGAACTCGAGCTCTACTTCCAGCCGCAAGCCCCCTCCGGCGAACCCGGCGCCATCTCCGCCGTCGAAGCCCTCCTCCGCTGGAACAGTCCCGAACTCGGCTCCGTCCCTCCGGATGTCTTCGTTCCCATCGCCGAAACCACCGGACTCATCGTTTCCATCGGCCGATGGGTGCTCGAAACCGCCTGCGCCACCGCCGGGCGTTGGGAACGCGCCGGCCGGCCCGTCCGGATGGCCGTCAACGTCTCCGTCGAACAGTTCACACGGCCCGACTTCGTCGCGCTCGTCACCGCCACGCTCCTCAATACCGGCCTCAGCCCGCGCCTCCTCGAACTCGAGCTCACCGAATCCACCATCCTCCGCGACCACCGCCAGTGCCTCGCCAACATGCGCCACTTGCGCGGCATGGAAGTCTCCCTCGCCGTCGACGACTTCGGAACCGGCTACTCCTCGCTGAGCTACCTCCAGCAACTGCCCGTGAACGCGCTCAAGATCGACCGCTCTTTCATCAGAAACCTTCCCGCCGATACCTCCAGTTGCCACCTCGTCGAGGCCGTGATGCAGCTCGCTCAGTCCCTCCACATCGACGTCGTCGCCGAAGGCGTCGAAACCGCCGGCCAACTCGAAGTTCTCCGGAAAATGGGCTGCACCTACGTCCAGGGCTACTTCATCTCGGAACCCGTCCCGCTTCGCCGCATCGAAGAACGCCTCGACCTGATCTGCCGCTGGGGCTGA
- a CDS encoding SRPBCC family protein, with protein sequence MADGERYDPGPARGAEVRKDGENWTLVLVRDLRHPPAVVWEAITDPAHLAEWAPFDADRSLAAVGPVKLSTAGAPTPQVSETTVTKAEAPRLLEYSWGGNDLRWELEPHGSGTRLRLWHNIVRHYIAWGAAGWHICFDVLDRRLAGKPMGRLVGPEAMKFDGWQRLTGEYAEQFGVDPPAWRPGATK encoded by the coding sequence ATGGCCGATGGCGAGCGATACGACCCGGGGCCGGCGCGCGGGGCGGAGGTCCGGAAGGACGGGGAGAACTGGACGCTGGTCCTGGTGCGGGATCTACGCCACCCGCCGGCGGTGGTGTGGGAGGCGATCACAGACCCGGCGCACCTTGCCGAATGGGCGCCGTTCGACGCGGACCGTAGTCTGGCGGCGGTGGGACCGGTGAAGCTGTCGACGGCCGGGGCGCCGACGCCGCAGGTCTCCGAGACGACGGTGACGAAGGCCGAGGCTCCGCGGCTGCTCGAGTACAGTTGGGGCGGCAACGATCTGCGCTGGGAGTTGGAGCCGCACGGAAGCGGGACGCGGCTGCGGCTGTGGCACAACATCGTCCGCCACTATATTGCGTGGGGCGCGGCGGGCTGGCATATCTGTTTCGATGTACTGGACCGGCGCCTGGCGGGCAAGCCGATGGGGCGCCTGGTTGGTCCGGAGGCGATGAAGTTCGACGGGTGGCAGAGATTGACCGGAGAGTACGCGGAGCAGTTTGGCGTGGATCCGCCGGCCTGGCGGCCGGGGGCGACGAAGTGA
- a CDS encoding metalloregulator ArsR/SmtB family transcription factor, with protein MESVFEIIAEPNRRAILGLLASSQRSVGEIERQLAMPQPSVSKHLRVLREAGFVEATVDAQRRLYRLRPEPLREVDAWLAPFRRYWSAHVDALERHLDRMERLPGAQTKAKRKTRRT; from the coding sequence GTGGAATCCGTGTTCGAAATCATCGCGGAACCGAACCGGCGGGCGATACTGGGGCTGCTGGCGTCGTCGCAAAGGTCGGTGGGAGAAATCGAGCGTCAGCTTGCCATGCCGCAGCCATCGGTGTCGAAGCACTTACGAGTGCTGCGGGAGGCGGGTTTCGTGGAGGCGACGGTGGATGCGCAGCGGCGGCTTTACCGGCTGAGGCCGGAGCCGCTGCGGGAAGTGGACGCGTGGCTGGCTCCGTTCCGCCGGTACTGGTCCGCGCACGTGGATGCGCTCGAGCGTCACCTGGACCGGATGGAGCGCCTGCCGGGCGCGCAGACGAAGGCAAAGAGAAAGACAAGGAGAACGTAG
- a CDS encoding sulfurtransferase TusA family protein, producing the protein MPVAAYELNCRGQRCPKPIVQISKKMRELAAGDTLAVEADDPAFGPDLDAWLSSGMASLEGSLQVEGAERVLLRRLGDAESNR; encoded by the coding sequence ATGCCTGTGGCCGCTTATGAGTTGAACTGCCGGGGGCAACGCTGCCCGAAACCCATCGTCCAGATCAGCAAGAAGATGAGGGAACTCGCCGCCGGCGACACCCTGGCGGTGGAGGCCGACGACCCGGCCTTCGGGCCCGACCTCGACGCATGGCTCTCGTCCGGAATGGCCTCGCTCGAAGGATCGCTCCAGGTGGAAGGAGCCGAGCGGGTTCTGCTGCGGAGGCTAGGCGATGCCGAATCGAACCGCTGA